A portion of the Poecile atricapillus isolate bPoeAtr1 chromosome 7, bPoeAtr1.hap1, whole genome shotgun sequence genome contains these proteins:
- the YIPF1 gene encoding protein YIPF1 isoform X2 yields MATADDLKFQANPDATTISIDEPVEIPKNQHSRLQEPGREEDDELLGTDDSDKTELLAGQKKSAPFWTFEYYQTFFDVDTYQVLDRIKGSVFPVPGKNFVRLYIRSNPDLYGPFWICATLVFTIAVSGNLSNFFIHLGKPTYHYVPEFRKVSIAATTIYAYAWLVPLALWGFLMWRNSKVMNIVSYSFLEIVCVYGYSLFIYIPTAILWIIPQKVVRWVLVVFSLCLSGSVLVMTFWPAVRDDNRRIAVATVATILLLHALLAVGCLAYFFDAPELDLPAPIIPTHNGTTVVTKSQ; encoded by the exons ATGGCGACGGCGGACGACCTCAAATTCCAAG CAAATCCTGATGCCACCACCATAAGCATCGATGAGCCAGTTGAAATCCCCAAGAATCAGCACAGCCGcctgcaggagccagggagggaagaggaTGATGAGTTACTGGGCACTGACGACTCCGATAAAACAGAG CTCCTTGCAGGACAGAAGAAAAGTGCCCCTTTCTGGACTTTTGAGTACTACCAGACCTTCTTCGACGTAGACACATACCAG GTCCTGGACAGAATCAAAGGGTCGGTGTTCCCAGTCCCTGGGAAGAACTTTGTGAGGCTGTATATCCGCAGCAATCCCGACCTTTATG gTCCATTTTGGATATGTGCTACACTCGTGTTCACCATTGCTGTTAGTGGCAATCTCTCAAATTTCTTCATCCATCTGGGCAAACCAACGTACCACTACGTGCCTGAGTTCCGAAAAG TGTCCATAGCAGCTACAACGATTTATGCGTACGCTTGGCTTGTTCCCCTTGCTCTCTGGGGATTCCTGATGTGGAGGAACAGTAAAGTCATGAACATTGTCTCTTACTCATTCCTGGAGATAGTGTGTGTCTATGGCTACTCCCTCTTCATTTATATTCCCACAGCG aTTTTGTGGATCATCCCACAGAAGGTGGTGCGCTGGGTGCTGGTGGTGTTCTCGCTGTGCCTCTCGGGGTCTGTGCTGGTGATGACCTTCTGGCCCGCGGTCCGTGACGACAACCGCAGGATCGCAGTGGCCACCGTGGCCaccatcctgctgctgcacgCCCTGCTGGCTGTTGGCTGTTTG GCATACTTTTTTGATGCCCCTGAACTTGATCTTCCTGCACCTATTATCCCTACTCACAATGGAACAACAGTAGTAACAAAGAGTCAGTAA
- the YIPF1 gene encoding protein YIPF1 isoform X1, whose amino-acid sequence MATADDLKFQEFDDAANLLAANPDATTISIDEPVEIPKNQHSRLQEPGREEDDELLGTDDSDKTELLAGQKKSAPFWTFEYYQTFFDVDTYQVLDRIKGSVFPVPGKNFVRLYIRSNPDLYGPFWICATLVFTIAVSGNLSNFFIHLGKPTYHYVPEFRKVSIAATTIYAYAWLVPLALWGFLMWRNSKVMNIVSYSFLEIVCVYGYSLFIYIPTAILWIIPQKVVRWVLVVFSLCLSGSVLVMTFWPAVRDDNRRIAVATVATILLLHALLAVGCLAYFFDAPELDLPAPIIPTHNGTTVVTKSQ is encoded by the exons ATGGCGACGGCGGACGACCTCAAATTCCAAG AGTTTGATGATGCAGCTAATTTGCTTGCAGCAAATCCTGATGCCACCACCATAAGCATCGATGAGCCAGTTGAAATCCCCAAGAATCAGCACAGCCGcctgcaggagccagggagggaagaggaTGATGAGTTACTGGGCACTGACGACTCCGATAAAACAGAG CTCCTTGCAGGACAGAAGAAAAGTGCCCCTTTCTGGACTTTTGAGTACTACCAGACCTTCTTCGACGTAGACACATACCAG GTCCTGGACAGAATCAAAGGGTCGGTGTTCCCAGTCCCTGGGAAGAACTTTGTGAGGCTGTATATCCGCAGCAATCCCGACCTTTATG gTCCATTTTGGATATGTGCTACACTCGTGTTCACCATTGCTGTTAGTGGCAATCTCTCAAATTTCTTCATCCATCTGGGCAAACCAACGTACCACTACGTGCCTGAGTTCCGAAAAG TGTCCATAGCAGCTACAACGATTTATGCGTACGCTTGGCTTGTTCCCCTTGCTCTCTGGGGATTCCTGATGTGGAGGAACAGTAAAGTCATGAACATTGTCTCTTACTCATTCCTGGAGATAGTGTGTGTCTATGGCTACTCCCTCTTCATTTATATTCCCACAGCG aTTTTGTGGATCATCCCACAGAAGGTGGTGCGCTGGGTGCTGGTGGTGTTCTCGCTGTGCCTCTCGGGGTCTGTGCTGGTGATGACCTTCTGGCCCGCGGTCCGTGACGACAACCGCAGGATCGCAGTGGCCACCGTGGCCaccatcctgctgctgcacgCCCTGCTGGCTGTTGGCTGTTTG GCATACTTTTTTGATGCCCCTGAACTTGATCTTCCTGCACCTATTATCCCTACTCACAATGGAACAACAGTAGTAACAAAGAGTCAGTAA
- the DIO1 gene encoding type I iodothyronine deiodinase, whose protein sequence is MMLGIRVFLQKILILLQVTLTVVVGKTLMVLFPNAMKRYILKMGEKSRMNRNPKFSYENWGPTFFSFKYLQFVLKVKWKRLEDEAYEGHPAPNTPVVTLGGEVCHVLDFMKDNRPLILNFGSCTUPSFMLKFDEFNKLIKDFSSIADFLIIYIEEAHAVDGWAFKNNIIIKNHRSLEDRKAAAQLLQKNHPLCPVVLDTMENLSSSKYAALPERLYMLQGGKVLYKGGVGPWNYHPQEIRAILEKLK, encoded by the exons ATGATGTTGGGCATCAGGGTATTCCTACAGAAAATCCTGATTCTTCTGCAGGTTACTCTGACTGTTGTTGTTGGCAAAACACTGATGGTGCTGTTCCCCAACGCCATGAAAAGATACATCCTAAAGATGGGTGAAAAGAGCAGAATGAACCGGAATCCAAAGTTCAGCTATGAAAACTGGGGCCCGACTTTTTTCAGCTTCAAATATTTGCAATTTGTGCTGAAGGTGAAGTGGAAGAGGCTGGAGGATGAAGCCTACGAGGGACACCCTGCCCCCAACACGCCAGTGGTGACCCTCGGTGGTGAAGTTTGTCACGTCCTGGATTTCATGAAAG ataacCGACCTTTAATCCTGAATTTTGGAAGTTGCACCTGACCTTCATTTATGCTGAAATTTGATGAGTTCAACAAGCTCATCAAAGATTTCAGCTCAATAGCCGATTTCCTTATCATCTACATTGAGGAAGCTCATGCAGTAG ATGGATGggcttttaaaaacaatatcattattaaaaatcacagaagcCTCGAAGATCGAAAAGCTGCAGCACAACTTCTTCAGAAAAATCACCCTTTATGTCCAGTGGTTTTAGACACTATGGAAAACCTGAGCAGTTCAAAATACGCTGCGCTGCCAGAACGACTCTACATGCTTCAAGGAGGGAAGGTCCTCTACAAG GGAGGAGTGGGGCCCTGGAATTACCACCCCCAGGAAATACGTGCCATCCTGGAAAAactgaaatag
- the IFT25 gene encoding intraflagellar transport protein 25 homolog has protein sequence MRGADWCRSSAGAALVLATSSDAEHPAESVADGSSKTFWTTTGMFPQELIIGFPKCVKISKVAIQCYLVRTLRIERSTSKDPVGFEQCVEKDLQHREGQLQMEEFPFPEFQATYLRFIIKSAFDHFVSVHRVMAEGTADNT, from the exons ATGAGAGGCGCCGACTGGTGCCGGAGCTCGGCGGGGGCCGCCCTCGTCCTGGCCACGTCCAGCGATGCCGAGCACCCCGCCGAGAGCGTGGCGGACGG AAGCTCCAAAACATTTTGGACGACGACAGGCATGTTCCCACAGGAACTGATTATTGGTTTTCCCAAATGTGTAAAAATCAGCAAAGTCGCCATCCAGTGTTATTTGG tgCGGACCTTAAGGATTGAAAGAAGCACATCTAAAGACCCTGTGGGTTTTGAACAGTGCGTTGAAAAAG ATTTGCAGCACAGAGAAGGACAGCTCCAAATGGAAGAATTTCCA TTTCCTGAGTTCCAAGCCACTTACTTGCGTTTCATCATCAAATCTGCCTTTGATCATTTTGTGTCAGTGCACCGGGTGATGGCAGAGGGCACGGCAGACAACACTTGA